One part of the Arabidopsis thaliana chromosome 1 sequence genome encodes these proteins:
- a CDS encoding Cysteine/Histidine-rich C1 domain family protein (Cysteine/Histidine-rich C1 domain family protein; FUNCTIONS IN: zinc ion binding; CONTAINS InterPro DOMAIN/s: Zinc finger, RING-type (InterPro:IPR001841), DC1 (InterPro:IPR004146), Zinc finger, PHD-type (InterPro:IPR001965), C1-like (InterPro:IPR011424); BEST Arabidopsis thaliana protein match is: Cysteine/Histidine-rich C1 domain family protein (TAIR:AT1G55420.1); Has 43347 Blast hits to 2039 proteins in 253 species: Archae - 3; Bacteria - 39564; Metazoa - 1002; Fungi - 333; Plants - 1460; Viruses - 54; Other Eukaryotes - 931 (source: NCBI BLink).), translated as MVYSRTKPPCRVSDPAQPHNLCRRRRPSPLSICFTCKGKNLTCRKYYYYCATCNLEFHRGCHLFPPNLRHPFHSSHPLTLISSNTRNGWWDGSSGSEGSTDDDDSDDDDRDGDGDGDGDGSVDIDGDDDAYGSVDIDGDADADVNVDASLSDGNHRSCRCCNKPLDKTYYHCSICKFNLNLPCSMMLPLLTISHMKSHEHTLTLFCTRLPMSCDACGLSLSTRSTLLYTCLPCSHTVHIKCIYLPRVIQITRHTHRLSFTLSLQPGDFSCGVCRKTVDVNYGQYSCIKGCHYAVHSHCATRNDVWDGEDLEGVPEEPDEDIEPFVRIDVETIHHFSHEHYLKLQEKKTICEKDKYCVACTIPIIISRRFYGCMECDFVLDEACASLPRKKYLPIHKHPLTLHPFPIGGISRFDFNTVAAKDIFKCKACYRLSCGFVYKCGEEYCEFQIDVRCASLPDPLIHGCHPHDLFFNLTHGYCIGCRPRTDLTKARMLSSHGPGLCSSYAVECIKCDDSFLGMTCASFPCEAYYKHDRHLLTLCYGDEKDTTSGQYWCEICESELNADDWFYTCDSCMITLHIDCLLGKDMYMKPGHIFEIGDDGDEVEIVHNDGNSRLICSECNLHCAQAWAFKMIRGYKWYCTLNCMGKGLGLGRLN; from the coding sequence ATGGTGTATTCTAGAACTAAACCCCCATGTCGTGTGTCTGATCCGGCTCAGCCCCACAATCTTTGCAGACGACGACGGCCTTCTCCACTTTCTATCTGCTTTACATGCAAAGGCAAGAATTTAACGTGCAGAAAGTACTATTACTACTGTGCAACTTGCAATTTAGAGTTCCACAGAGGTTGTCACCTCTTTCCGCCGAATCTAAGACACCCTTTTCATTCCTCTCACCCTCTCACCCTCATCTCTTCAAACACACGCAACGGTTGGTGGGATGGCTCCTCCGGTTCAGAAGGATcaacagatgatgatgatagtgatgatgatgatcgtgatggtgatggtgatggtgatggtgatggcaGCGTTGATattgatggtgatgatgatgcgTATGGCAGCGTTGATATTGATGGTGATGCTGATGCTGATGTTAATGTTGATGCCTCTTTATCCGATGGAAATCACAGGAGCTGCCGATGTTGTAACAAACCTTTGGACAAGACATATTATCATTGTTCTATCTGCAAGTTCAATCTCAACTTGCCCTGCTCGATGATGCTACCACTTCTCACTATCTCACACATGAAAAGTCATGAGCACACGCTCACCCTCTTCTGTACACGACTCCCTATGTCATGTGATGCTTGTGGCTTGTCTCTAAGCACACGCAGCACTCTCCTTTACACGTGTCTCCCTTGCAGCCACACAGTCCACATAAAATGTATCTATCTACCTCGTGTCATTCAGATCACCCGACACACACACCGACTCTCTTTCACTTTGTCCCTTCAACCTGGTGACTTCTCTTGCGGAGTTTGTCGCAAAACCGTCGACGTTAACTATGGGCAATATTCTTGTATTAAGGGATGTCATTATGCTGTCCATTCGCATTGTGCAACGAGGAATGACGTGTGGGATGGAGAAGATCTTGAAGGAGTGCCTGAAGAACCTGATGAAGATATCGAGCCATTTGTGAGGATTGATGTGGAGACAATTCATCATTTCAGTCATGAACATTATCTGAAGctccaagaaaagaaaaccatttGCGAGAAAGACAAGTATTGTGTTGCATGCACGATTCCAATTATAATCTCTCGGAGATTTTATGGTTGTATGGAGTGTGATTTTGTACTCGACGAAGCATGTGCTTCTCTTCCTCGCAAAAAATACCTCCCAATACATAAACACCCACTTACCCTCCACCCCTTCCCGATTGGTGGGATCTCCAGGTTCGATTTTAATACAGTTGCTGCCAAAGACATATTCAAATGTAAAGCTTGCTACCGATTAAGTTGTGGTTTCGTGTACAAATGCGGTGAGGAATATTGTGAGTTTCAAATAGACGTCAGATGCGCTTCCCTTCCAGATCCTTTAATTCATGGCTGTCATCCAcatgatctcttcttcaacttgACCCATGGTTATTGCATTGGGTGTAGACCACGAACCGACTTGACCAAGGCACGTATGCTCAGCTCACATGGGCCGGGCCTTTGTTCATCCTATGCAGTAGAATGTATTAAGTGCGACGACTCCTTTTTGGGTATGACATGTGCTAGTTTTCCTTGTGAGGCCTACTACAAGCACGATAGGCATCTACTCACACTTTGCTACGGTGACGAAAAAGATACAACAAGTGGTCAATATTGGTGTGAGATATGTGAATCAGAATTAAATGCAGATGACTGGTTTTATACATGTGACTCTTGTATGATCACTTTACATATCGATTGTTTACTTGGAAAAGATATGTACATGAAGCCCGGCCATATATTCGAAATaggtgatgatggtgatgaagtTGAAATTGTTCACAATGATGGTAACTCTCGGCTGATTTGCTCTGAATGTAATCTTCATTGTGCACAGGCTTGGGCATTCAAGATGATACGTGGATACAAATGGTATTGCACTCTTAATTGTATGGGAAAAGGTCTTGGCCTTGGACGTCTCAATTGA